Proteins encoded together in one Lathyrus oleraceus cultivar Zhongwan6 chromosome 5, CAAS_Psat_ZW6_1.0, whole genome shotgun sequence window:
- the LOC127084647 gene encoding uncharacterized protein LOC127084647, whose product MTELKLSESRDLTRIERVGAHSHIRGLGLDSSLQPRDVSEGMVGQVNARKSAGIILQMIKEGIIAGRAVLLAGQPGTGKTAIAMGMAKSLGLETPFAMIAGSELFSLEMSKTEALTQAFRKAIGVRIKEETEVIEGEVVEVQIDRPAVSGAAAKTGKLTLKSTEMETVYDLGAKMIEAIGKEKVTSGDVIAIDKASGKITKLGRSFSRSRDFDAMGPQVKFVQCPDGELQKRKEVVHCVSLHEIDVINSRTQGFLALFTGDTGEIRAEVREQIDTKVAEWKEEGKAEIVPGVLFIDEIHMLDIECFSFLNRALENEMSPILIVATNRGFTTIRGTNNKSAHGIPVDLLDRLLIIKTDPYTEDEIHKILDIRCQEEDVDMSEGAKHLLTKIGVETSLRYAINLITAAALACQKRKGKTVELEDINRVYNLFLDVKRSTQYLMEYQSQYMFSETGEVDEDDANAMVL is encoded by the exons ATGACGGAGCTGAAGCTATCCGAAAGCCGCGACCTGACGCGCATAGAGCGCGTCGGAGCTCACTCGCACATCCGTGGCCTTGGTCTCGACTCCTCATTACAGCCACGCGATGTCTCTGAAGGTATGGTCGGCCAAGTCAATGCCCGAAAAAGCGCCGGCATCATTCTTCAAATGATAAAGGAAGGAATAATCGCCGGACGCGCTGTTCTTCTCGCCGGACAACCCGGAACCGGTAAAACCGCCATCGCCATGGGGATGGCGAAGTCTCTCGGTCTTGAAACGCCGTTCGCCATGATCGCCGGAAGCGAGCTCTTCTCACTTGAGATGTCCAAGACCGAAGCCCTAACACAAGCCTTCCGCAAGGCAATTGGTGTGCGTATCAAGGAAGAAACGGAGGTGATTGAAGGTGAGGTTGTTGAGGTTCAGATCGACCGTCCGGCTGTTTCCGGTGCTGCTGCGAAGACGGGAAAGTTGACGCTGAAGTCGACGGAGATGGAGACGGTTTATGACCTTGGCGCGAAGATGATTGAGGCTATTGGGAAGGAGAAGGTGACGAGTGGTGATGTCATTGCCATTGATAAGGCTTCAGGGAAGATTACCAAGCTTGGTAGATCGTTCTCTAGGTCGAGGGATTTCGATGCTATGGGACCCCAGGTGAAGTTTGTGCAGTGTCCTGATGGAGAGTTGCAGAAGAGGAAGGAGGTTGTTCATTGTGTTTCTCTTCATGAGATTGATGTTATTAATAGCAG AACACAGGGATTTCTGGCTCTTTTCACCGGTGATACAGGTGAAATTCGTGCAGAAGTGAGGGAACAAATTGACACCAAAGTGGCAGAATGGAAAGAAGAAGGAAAGGCAGAGATTGTGCCTGGTGTCCTTTTCATTGATGAGATACACATGCTTGATATAGAGTGTTTTTCATTCCTAAATCGGGCTCTGGAGAACGAGATGTCTCCCATATTAATTGTTGCTACCAACAGAGGCTTCACAACAATTCGTGGCACGAATAACAAATCTGCACACGGGATTCCCGTTGATCTACTTGATCGCCTTCTCATCATCAAAACTGATCCTTATACCGAGGATGAAATTCACAAGATtctggatatcagatgccaagAGGAAGACGTAGACATGAGTGAAGGTGCAAAGCATTTGTTAACCAAAATAGGTGTAGAAACATCCCTGCGATATGCCATTAATCTAATCACAGCAGCTGCTTTGGCGTGCCAAAAGCGAAAGGGAAAGACAGTGGAATTGGAAGACATAAATCGGGTTTACAATTTGTTTTTGGATGTCAAAAGATCGACACAGTACTTGATGGAATATCAAAGTCAATACATGTTCAGTGAAACAGGTGAAGTTGATGAAGATGATGCCAATGCTATGGTCCTCTGA
- the LOC127084648 gene encoding chaperonin-like RbcX protein 2, chloroplastic: MVGAISVVGSPMMDSHTGPCLCVDSLPTTNVKSGCGDVVLWRNLMGRNHSARRGGGRSMGLSSSFTDPGREWRLKFSRSCKKQSSNDRRVTIVSEVGGQYDDTFEDVKTQMLNYFTYKAVRTVLQQLYEMNPPKYTWFYNFVVSNKPADGKRFIRMLGKEQQELAERVMLTRLHLYGKWVKKCNHAEIYKEISDENLELMRERLMETVIWPSDDSNTEKIG; the protein is encoded by the exons ATGGTAGGAGCAATATCTGTTGTTGGTTCACCAATGATGGACTCACACACGGGTCCATGTTTGTGTGTGGATTCTCTTCCAACCACAAATGTGAAGAGTGGTTGTGGAGATGTGGTTTTGTGGAGGAATTTGATGGGAAGGAACCATTCGGCGAGGCGCGGCGGAGGTAGGAGTATGGGGCTGAGCAGTTCTTTTACCGATCCGGGAAGGGAATGGAGACTCAAGTTTAGCAGAAGCTGTAAGAAGCAAAGCAGTAATGATAGGAGAGTCACCATTGTTAGTGAAGTTGGTGGTCAGTATGATGACACTTTTGAGGATGTTAAAACG CAAATGCTCAACTATTTCACGTACAAAGCTGTGAGGACTGTTCTTCAGCAACTGTATGAGATGAACCCGCCTAAATATACTTGGTTTTATAA TTTTGTTGTATCAAACAAACCAGCAGATGGAAAACGTTTTATCCGAATGCTCGGGAAG GAACAACAAGAGCTTGCTGAAAGAGTGATGTTAACTCGGCTTCACCTCTATGGCAAATGGGTTAAG AAATGTAATCATGCTGAGATATATAAAGAAATATCTGATGAAAACTTGGAGTTGATGAGGGAAAGACTCATGGAGACAGTAATATGGCCATCAGATGACAGCAACACAGAAAAGATTGGTTGA